A single genomic interval of Nitrospirae bacterium CG2_30_53_67 harbors:
- a CDS encoding ATP synthase F0 subunit A produces MHEPPMFLSFLGYEYLAVGYAAVTVLLLILMGKIATSNLALVPAGVQNFFEVVLETIMNFMAGVMGEKNARRFFPMIATFSLFIFTCNMMGIFPGMYSATSNLNITVACAVIVFISVHFFGVKEHGFKYLLHFMGPVIWLAPLMLPIEIIGHLARPVSHSLRLFGNIMGEDTLLIILAGLVPLLVPLPIMVLMIFTSFVQTFVFVLLAILYIQGSVEHAEEH; encoded by the coding sequence ATGCATGAACCGCCGATGTTTTTAAGCTTCCTGGGATACGAGTATCTGGCCGTGGGGTACGCCGCGGTCACCGTTCTGCTCCTGATCCTCATGGGAAAAATCGCAACCTCGAATCTGGCCCTTGTCCCCGCCGGTGTGCAGAACTTCTTTGAGGTGGTTCTTGAGACCATCATGAACTTCATGGCGGGAGTCATGGGGGAAAAGAACGCCAGACGGTTCTTCCCCATGATTGCGACCTTCAGCCTCTTCATCTTCACCTGCAACATGATGGGGATCTTCCCCGGCATGTATTCGGCCACTTCGAATCTGAACATCACCGTGGCCTGCGCCGTGATTGTCTTTATCTCGGTTCATTTCTTCGGCGTCAAGGAGCATGGTTTCAAGTATCTCCTGCATTTTATGGGGCCGGTGATCTGGCTTGCGCCCCTCATGCTTCCCATAGAGATCATCGGGCACCTGGCCAGACCGGTTTCCCACAGCCTGAGATTGTTCGGGAATATCATGGGAGAGGATACGCTTCTCATTATCCTGGCCGGGCTGGTCCCGCTTCTGGTCCCGCTTCCGATCATGGTTCTGATGATCTTTACCAGTTTTGTGCAGACCTTTGTCTTTGTGCTCCTGGCGATCCTTTATATTCAGGGGTCCGTGGAGCACGCAGAGGAACACTGA
- a CDS encoding glutamate--tRNA ligase: MTGKIRVRFAPSPTGYLHIGGVRTALFNYLFARKHGGSFVLRIEDTDVERSTEASIQAILDGMGWLGLDYDEGPVLQSRRMSLYQEHVERLIAEGMAYPCTCLPEELEERRRQALKEGRTPKYDGRCREGTGNVLGRKAVIRFKTPLSGTTEVADMIHGVITFENSQLDDLIIRRSDGTPTYNFCVVVDDALMGMTHIIRGDDHLNNTPRQILMYQALGYDVPKFAHVPMILGSDKTRLSKRHGATSIMAYKEMGYLPEAMINYLARLGWGSGDQEIFSREELIEKFSLDGIGKSPAVFNPEKLLWLNHHYIKTGDPERLASILNGILVQKGILTEPYPSEKMGYLAEVVKCQQEKRKTLVEMAELSTYFFEREIVMDEKAGKKYLTPENLPLLEDLMSRFAALDDFSVEKIQAIFEQVMAEKETGLGKIAQPVRVALTGGTVSPGIFELVSILGKESVLKRMKKAVEYIRNRPTI; the protein is encoded by the coding sequence ATGACGGGAAAGATTCGAGTCCGGTTTGCCCCGAGTCCCACAGGTTATCTGCACATCGGAGGGGTGAGGACCGCCCTGTTCAATTATCTTTTTGCCCGGAAGCACGGCGGCTCGTTTGTTCTCCGCATCGAGGATACGGACGTGGAGCGGTCCACCGAGGCCTCCATCCAGGCGATTCTCGACGGCATGGGCTGGCTCGGCCTGGACTATGACGAGGGGCCGGTCCTCCAGAGCCGGCGGATGTCTCTGTACCAGGAACACGTGGAGAGACTGATCGCCGAAGGCATGGCCTACCCCTGCACCTGCTTACCCGAAGAGCTGGAGGAGCGCCGCAGGCAGGCATTGAAGGAGGGGAGGACGCCCAAGTACGACGGCCGATGCCGTGAAGGGACTGGGAACGTTCTCGGGAGGAAAGCGGTCATCCGCTTCAAGACGCCGCTTTCCGGAACCACCGAAGTGGCGGACATGATCCACGGGGTCATCACCTTCGAGAACAGCCAGCTCGACGATCTGATCATCCGCCGCTCGGACGGCACACCCACATACAATTTCTGCGTGGTCGTGGACGACGCCCTCATGGGAATGACCCATATCATCCGGGGTGATGATCACCTGAATAACACGCCGAGGCAGATCCTCATGTACCAGGCGCTGGGGTATGATGTCCCCAAGTTCGCCCACGTCCCCATGATCCTCGGCTCGGACAAGACCCGGCTCTCCAAACGCCACGGCGCCACATCCATCATGGCCTACAAGGAAATGGGCTACCTTCCCGAAGCCATGATCAATTACCTGGCACGGCTGGGATGGGGTTCCGGCGACCAGGAGATTTTTTCCAGGGAGGAACTGATCGAGAAGTTCTCGCTTGATGGGATCGGCAAGTCGCCGGCGGTTTTCAATCCTGAAAAACTCCTCTGGCTCAACCACCATTATATCAAGACCGGAGACCCGGAACGCCTGGCCTCCATCCTCAATGGGATCCTCGTACAAAAGGGTATTCTCACTGAACCCTATCCCTCAGAGAAGATGGGCTATCTTGCCGAGGTGGTCAAGTGCCAGCAGGAGAAACGCAAGACCCTGGTCGAGATGGCCGAGCTTTCCACTTACTTCTTCGAACGCGAGATTGTTATGGATGAAAAGGCAGGGAAAAAATACCTGACTCCGGAAAACCTTCCTCTCCTGGAGGATCTCATGTCGAGATTTGCCGCCCTCGATGACTTTTCCGTGGAGAAGATTCAGGCGATCTTTGAGCAGGTCATGGCCGAAAAGGAGACCGGACTCGGTAAGATCGCACAACCTGTGCGCGTGGCCCTGACCGGAGGAACGGTCAGCCCCGGTATCTTTGAACTGGTCTCCATCCTCGGCAAGGAATCCGTTCTAAAACGGATGAAAAAGGCAGTGGAATATATCAGGAACCGGCCGACGATCTGA
- a CDS encoding DNA methylase N-4: MSEVPDESVHLVITSPPYWQLKDYESVQQIGFHDTYEEYINNLNLVWKECHRVLHGGCRLCINIGDQFARSVYYGRYKVIPIRTEIIKFCEFIGFDYMGAIIWQKVTTCNTTGGATIMGSYPYPRNGIIKIDYEFILLFKKPGSPPPVDKAAKEQSKLSVEEWNEYFAGHWNFPGEKQDKHLAMFPEELPRRLIRMFSFVGETVLDPFLGSGTTSLAAKRLQRHSIGYEINESFLPVIRKKIGVEQADIFSQTVVEVVKPARETIDRRQEIQKMPYIFHDPVRFDKKIDPRKMTFGSKIEANGNGKGQYLHLKRVIAPNMMELNNDMIVRLIGIGTKAGKEPEAMKWLWDKLKGQSVYLKFDQAKYDENSRLLSYLYLKNNTFINLHLLRSNLVQLDETFPFRHHDKFKAILREEIRP; encoded by the coding sequence ATGTCGGAAGTTCCGGATGAGTCCGTCCATCTCGTCATTACGTCGCCGCCTTACTGGCAACTCAAGGATTACGAGAGTGTCCAGCAGATCGGCTTTCATGATACCTACGAAGAATACATAAACAACCTGAACCTCGTATGGAAAGAATGCCACCGTGTCCTGCACGGCGGTTGCCGTCTGTGCATCAATATCGGTGATCAGTTCGCCAGATCTGTATATTATGGCCGCTATAAAGTCATCCCCATCAGAACCGAGATCATTAAATTCTGTGAATTCATCGGTTTCGATTATATGGGGGCCATTATCTGGCAGAAGGTGACGACCTGTAACACGACGGGCGGGGCTACGATTATGGGGTCGTACCCCTATCCACGAAATGGAATTATCAAGATTGATTACGAATTTATCCTGCTCTTCAAAAAACCCGGCAGCCCCCCGCCGGTCGACAAGGCGGCGAAAGAGCAGTCCAAGCTGTCTGTAGAAGAATGGAACGAATACTTCGCCGGACACTGGAATTTTCCCGGGGAGAAACAGGATAAGCATCTGGCCATGTTTCCAGAAGAGCTTCCCCGGCGGTTGATCAGGATGTTCAGCTTTGTCGGGGAAACGGTTCTTGACCCATTCCTGGGAAGCGGCACGACCTCCCTGGCGGCAAAGCGTCTTCAAAGGCACTCGATCGGATACGAGATCAATGAGTCATTTTTACCGGTGATCAGAAAAAAAATCGGGGTTGAGCAGGCCGATATTTTCAGTCAGACCGTTGTAGAAGTCGTTAAACCGGCACGAGAGACCATCGACCGCCGGCAGGAAATACAAAAAATGCCTTATATATTTCACGATCCTGTCCGATTCGACAAGAAGATCGATCCCAGGAAGATGACCTTCGGTTCAAAAATCGAAGCCAACGGAAACGGTAAAGGGCAGTATCTACATTTGAAGCGCGTGATCGCCCCCAACATGATGGAACTCAATAACGACATGATCGTCAGGTTGATCGGCATTGGAACAAAGGCAGGCAAGGAGCCGGAAGCCATGAAATGGCTTTGGGACAAATTAAAGGGGCAGAGCGTTTACCTGAAATTCGACCAGGCAAAATATGATGAAAACAGCCGGCTGCTCTCTTATCTGTATCTGAAAAATAATACCTTTATCAATCTTCATTTACTTCGCTCAAATCTGGTCCAATTAGACGAGACATTCCCATTCAGACACCATGACAAGTTCAAAGCGATCCTTAGAGAAGAAATCCGACCATGA
- a CDS encoding glutamine--tRNA ligase, whose amino-acid sequence MHGKTPPSDFIRTTISEDIKDGKNQGRVQTRFPPEPNGYLHIGHAKSICLNFGIAGEFGGLCNLRFDDTNPAKEEVEYVESIQEDVRWLGFDWDGRLYYASDYFEKLYEFAVQLIKKGKAYVDDLSADEIREYRGTPTEPGRESPFRNRSIEENLDLFERMRAGEFGDGSRVLRAKIDMASPNLNMRDPVLYRVLHASHHRTGEKWCIYPMYDFAHGQSDSIEGITHSICTLEFEDHRPLYNWFLDQLEIHHPRQIEFARLNLGHTVMSKRKLLQLVQEGHVSGWDDPRMPTISGLRRRGYTPEAIRSFCERIGVAKRESMVDIALLEHCLREDLNKRVPRVMAVLRPLCVVIDNYPEGRMEELEAVNNPEDPGMGTRKVPFSRILYIEQEDFMEDPPKQFYRLCPGREVRLRYAYFIKCVSAVKNQAGEVVELHCTYDPATRGGDSPDGRKVKSTLHWVSDAHSIQAQVRLYDHLFTKADPEGDKDTPDFKAFLNPKSMETVTSCRLEPGLAGAAPGSRYQFERLGYFCVDRDSTQDRLVFNRTVTLRDEWARIQKTGKEKKR is encoded by the coding sequence ATGCATGGCAAGACACCGCCATCTGATTTTATACGGACGACCATTTCCGAAGATATAAAAGACGGCAAGAACCAAGGGCGGGTGCAGACCCGGTTCCCGCCGGAACCTAACGGCTATCTCCATATCGGACATGCCAAATCCATTTGTCTCAATTTCGGCATCGCCGGGGAATTCGGAGGCCTCTGCAACCTTCGGTTCGATGATACCAATCCGGCCAAAGAGGAAGTCGAGTACGTGGAATCAATCCAGGAGGACGTCCGCTGGCTCGGGTTCGACTGGGACGGCAGGCTCTACTATGCATCCGACTATTTCGAGAAACTTTATGAATTTGCCGTTCAGTTGATCAAGAAGGGCAAGGCCTATGTGGATGACCTGAGCGCGGATGAAATCCGCGAATACCGCGGCACCCCAACCGAGCCGGGCAGGGAGAGCCCCTTCCGGAACCGTTCTATTGAAGAGAACCTGGACCTCTTTGAACGGATGCGCGCCGGCGAATTCGGAGACGGCTCCCGTGTGCTCCGGGCAAAGATCGACATGGCCTCCCCGAATCTGAATATGCGGGACCCGGTCCTGTACCGGGTCCTTCACGCCTCGCATCACCGAACCGGCGAGAAATGGTGCATTTATCCCATGTACGACTTTGCCCACGGGCAGTCGGATTCCATCGAAGGGATCACCCACTCCATCTGCACGCTGGAATTTGAGGATCACCGGCCGCTCTATAATTGGTTTCTTGATCAGTTGGAAATCCATCATCCCCGGCAGATCGAGTTCGCCCGCCTCAACCTCGGCCATACGGTCATGAGCAAACGGAAGCTCCTGCAACTGGTTCAGGAGGGGCATGTCTCCGGCTGGGACGATCCCCGGATGCCCACCATCTCCGGGCTTCGCAGGCGGGGATACACGCCCGAGGCCATCCGCAGCTTCTGTGAACGCATCGGCGTGGCCAAAAGGGAGAGCATGGTTGATATTGCACTCCTTGAACACTGCCTGCGTGAAGACCTGAATAAGCGGGTCCCCCGCGTCATGGCCGTGCTTCGGCCCCTCTGCGTGGTCATCGACAACTATCCTGAAGGCCGTATGGAGGAACTGGAGGCCGTCAACAATCCCGAAGATCCCGGCATGGGGACACGGAAGGTCCCCTTTTCACGAATCCTCTACATCGAACAGGAGGATTTCATGGAGGACCCGCCCAAACAGTTCTACCGCCTTTGCCCGGGCCGGGAGGTCAGGCTGAGGTACGCGTATTTCATAAAATGCGTCAGCGCCGTAAAAAACCAGGCCGGCGAGGTGGTGGAACTCCACTGCACCTATGACCCGGCCACACGGGGCGGCGACTCCCCGGACGGCCGCAAGGTCAAGTCCACCCTGCACTGGGTCTCTGACGCCCACTCGATCCAGGCCCAAGTCCGCCTCTACGATCATCTCTTCACCAAAGCCGATCCCGAGGGGGATAAGGACACACCCGACTTCAAGGCCTTTCTGAATCCGAAATCCATGGAGACGGTGACATCGTGCAGGCTGGAACCCGGCCTCGCGGGTGCAGCACCAGGAAGCCGTTACCAGTTTGAAAGACTGGGTTACTTCTGCGTGGATCGAGACTCCACTCAGGACCGGCTCGTCTTCAACCGGACGGTAACATTACGTGATGAATGGGCCAGAATCCAAAAGACAGGGAAAGAAAAAAAGCGATGA
- a CDS encoding orotate phosphoribosyltransferase yields the protein MDARQQLKEIIQKKALQIGRFTLAHGGESAYYIDAKQVINTPETGSLIGELIYGMIGDKHIDYIGGLMYGAIPIAFSVSHYAFYQQRKNIPVVSVRKEAKKHGTQKYIEGIIEKGGRIVVVEDVVSTGKSVLTAIERLKEAGLKIAMVISIVDRNMGGRESLRNYDYHPIFSIDELLTAS from the coding sequence ATGGATGCAAGACAACAACTCAAAGAGATCATACAAAAGAAAGCCCTGCAAATCGGCAGGTTCACCCTTGCGCATGGAGGCGAGAGCGCTTATTATATTGATGCCAAGCAGGTCATCAACACCCCCGAAACCGGCTCTTTGATCGGCGAACTGATCTACGGCATGATCGGGGACAAGCATATAGACTATATCGGCGGCCTCATGTACGGGGCCATTCCCATTGCCTTCAGTGTCAGTCACTATGCCTTCTATCAACAAAGGAAGAATATCCCCGTCGTCAGTGTGAGAAAAGAAGCCAAGAAGCATGGGACTCAAAAATACATAGAGGGGATCATTGAAAAAGGGGGGAGAATCGTCGTCGTTGAAGACGTCGTCTCCACAGGGAAATCCGTGCTGACGGCCATAGAACGGCTGAAAGAGGCCGGACTGAAGATTGCAATGGTTATTTCAATCGTGGACAGGAATATGGGCGGCAGAGAATCCCTCCGTAACTACGATTATCACCCCATATTCTCGATTGATGAGTTATTGACGGCTTCGTAA
- a CDS encoding RNA-binding protein — translation MSMKLYVGNLSYEMSESQLSDLFTPFGAIESAKIITDKYTGNSKGFGFVEMSSREEGEKAISELNGKQINNRAITVNEARPKPERGSSGGRGGGGGGGRGRY, via the coding sequence ATGTCAATGAAACTGTATGTGGGAAATCTTTCTTATGAGATGAGCGAGTCCCAACTGAGTGATCTTTTTACCCCCTTCGGCGCCATTGAAAGCGCAAAGATCATCACCGACAAATATACGGGGAACTCCAAAGGTTTCGGATTTGTCGAGATGTCGAGCCGCGAGGAAGGCGAGAAGGCCATCAGCGAGTTGAACGGCAAACAGATCAATAATCGCGCGATCACGGTTAATGAAGCCCGTCCCAAACCGGAGAGGGGCAGTTCCGGCGGCAGGGGCGGCGGCGGAGGCGGAGGCAGAGGGAGATACTAA
- a CDS encoding 30S ribosomal protein S2 produces MPIVTMKELLEAGVHFGHQTNRWNPKMKKFIFGERNGIYILDLQKTLRNIKEIHNTVKQIISDGKHILFVGTKKQAQDAIYEEAVRCGMFYVHQRWLGGTLTNFKTIRNSISKLKNIEKMKEDGTFEKFSKKESLMIEKDRLKLEKYLGGIKDMTSLPGALFIVDPKKEKIAVHEARIMGIPIIAIVDTNCDPDEIDYCIPGNDDAIRSVRLVTSKIANAVLEAKERRAPDIEEAMMAAAAGSEAPDQTLQTESSQAPAQES; encoded by the coding sequence ATGCCGATTGTCACCATGAAAGAGCTTTTGGAGGCCGGGGTCCATTTCGGGCACCAGACCAACCGATGGAATCCGAAGATGAAGAAGTTCATCTTCGGCGAACGGAACGGGATCTATATCCTGGATCTTCAGAAAACCTTGCGCAATATCAAGGAGATTCATAACACGGTCAAACAGATCATATCCGATGGAAAACATATCCTGTTTGTGGGGACCAAAAAACAGGCTCAAGACGCCATCTATGAGGAGGCCGTACGGTGCGGGATGTTTTACGTGCATCAGCGCTGGCTCGGCGGGACATTGACCAATTTCAAGACCATCAGAAACAGTATTTCAAAGTTGAAGAATATCGAAAAGATGAAGGAGGACGGGACCTTTGAGAAATTCAGCAAGAAAGAGTCCCTGATGATAGAGAAAGACCGGCTCAAATTGGAAAAGTATCTGGGGGGCATCAAGGATATGACCAGTCTTCCCGGCGCCCTTTTTATCGTAGATCCCAAGAAGGAGAAAATCGCCGTTCATGAAGCCCGGATCATGGGAATTCCCATCATCGCCATCGTGGATACGAACTGCGATCCGGACGAGATCGATTATTGTATCCCCGGAAACGATGACGCCATCCGTTCCGTCCGCCTCGTGACATCCAAAATCGCCAATGCGGTATTGGAGGCCAAGGAGAGAAGGGCGCCTGATATTGAAGAAGCGATGATGGCTGCGGCGGCCGGAAGCGAGGCGCCGGATCAAACCCTTCAGACAGAATCCTCTCAGGCGCCTGCACAGGAATCATGA
- the tsf gene encoding elongation factor Ts (EF-Ts; functions during elongation stage of protein translation; forms a dimer; associates with EF-Tu-GDP complex and promotes exchange of GDP to GTP resulting in regeneration of the active form of EF-Tu): MGGISADQVKELRSRTGAGIMDCKKALAESNGELEGAIDYLRKKGLSAAAKRSGRTTAEGLVSSYIHAGGKIGVLVEVNCETDFVARNEEFQTMVKDIAMHIAAARPLFIQREEVPQDFLDRERGIFREQAIGSGKPEKIVDKIVEGRLDKYYGEVCLMEQPFVKDTDITIKDLITRNIAKIGENIQIRRFARYELGEGIEKS; this comes from the coding sequence ATGGGCGGTATTTCAGCCGATCAGGTCAAAGAGTTGAGGAGCCGGACCGGCGCGGGGATCATGGACTGCAAAAAGGCTCTTGCGGAGTCCAACGGGGAACTGGAGGGAGCCATTGATTATCTCAGGAAGAAGGGACTTTCGGCAGCGGCGAAACGTTCCGGCCGGACCACAGCCGAGGGGCTGGTCAGTTCGTACATCCATGCCGGAGGAAAGATCGGGGTGCTGGTTGAAGTGAATTGTGAAACCGATTTCGTAGCCCGCAATGAAGAATTCCAAACCATGGTCAAGGATATTGCCATGCATATCGCCGCCGCACGGCCGCTCTTCATCCAGAGGGAGGAAGTTCCTCAGGATTTCCTCGACCGGGAGCGCGGCATCTTTAGGGAACAGGCCATCGGATCCGGCAAGCCGGAAAAGATTGTGGACAAGATCGTCGAAGGGCGCCTGGACAAATATTACGGAGAGGTCTGCCTGATGGAGCAGCCCTTTGTCAAGGATACGGACATCACGATCAAGGACCTGATCACCCGGAACATTGCAAAGATCGGGGAAAATATCCAGATCCGCCGCTTTGCCCGGTATGAGCTGGGTGAAGGGATAGAGAAGAGTTAA
- a CDS encoding UMP kinase, which produces MAGLKFKRILLKLSGEALMGKREYGIDPDTMLAIAQEIREVQDLHVEMAIVIGGGNIFRGISAMAQGMDRATGDYMGMLATMLNALALQSMLEKQGVMTRVLSALEMKELAEPYIRRRATRHLEKGRVVIFGGGTGNPYFTTDTAAALRAMEINAEVILKATKVDGVYTDDPMIDKDAKLIKELTYIEVLQKKLKVMDSTAISLCMDNKLPIIVFNMMQHGNIRRAVLGEKIGTIVRGG; this is translated from the coding sequence ATGGCCGGCCTGAAATTCAAAAGGATCCTGCTGAAACTGAGCGGAGAGGCCCTGATGGGGAAAAGGGAATATGGGATCGATCCCGATACCATGCTGGCCATCGCCCAGGAAATTCGTGAAGTTCAGGATCTTCATGTGGAGATGGCCATTGTGATCGGAGGCGGGAACATCTTCCGAGGGATCTCGGCCATGGCCCAGGGCATGGACCGGGCCACAGGTGATTACATGGGGATGCTCGCCACCATGCTGAACGCCCTCGCCCTTCAAAGCATGCTGGAGAAACAGGGGGTGATGACCCGTGTGCTTTCTGCGCTGGAGATGAAGGAACTGGCCGAACCCTATATCCGAAGACGGGCCACGCGGCATCTGGAGAAAGGGCGGGTGGTGATCTTCGGCGGCGGGACGGGCAATCCTTATTTTACCACGGATACGGCTGCGGCCCTGCGGGCCATGGAGATCAACGCCGAAGTGATTCTCAAGGCCACCAAGGTGGACGGCGTCTATACCGACGACCCCATGATTGACAAGGATGCGAAACTGATCAAGGAGCTGACCTACATAGAGGTCTTGCAGAAGAAGCTCAAGGTCATGGACTCCACGGCTATTTCTTTGTGTATGGACAACAAACTTCCGATTATTGTCTTCAACATGATGCAGCATGGGAATATCAGGAGGGCCGTCCTGGGGGAAAAGATCGGGACCATTGTTCGAGGAGGGTAA
- a CDS encoding ribosome recycling factor, producing the protein MNEDTKACAQEKMDKAITALKNEFARVRTGRASTALLDHIMVDYYGTPTRLNQLATLSVPESRMITIQPWDATALKSIEKAILKSDLGLTPSNDGKIIRMTIPELTEERRREIVKIIKHVTEECRISIRQIRKEANDQLKKMEKEKAITEDEHRRIQDEIQKMTDKTIQQADQILEKKEAEVMQI; encoded by the coding sequence ATGAACGAAGATACCAAAGCCTGTGCCCAAGAGAAGATGGATAAGGCTATTACCGCTTTGAAGAATGAGTTTGCCCGGGTGCGGACCGGCAGGGCCTCGACAGCGCTGCTCGACCACATCATGGTGGATTATTATGGGACCCCCACACGGCTGAATCAATTGGCGACCCTTTCCGTGCCTGAAAGCCGGATGATCACGATTCAGCCCTGGGATGCCACCGCGCTGAAGTCCATCGAGAAAGCCATTCTCAAGTCGGACCTGGGGTTGACGCCTTCGAATGATGGAAAGATCATCCGGATGACCATTCCCGAACTGACCGAAGAGCGCAGGCGTGAGATCGTGAAAATCATCAAGCATGTGACCGAGGAGTGCCGGATTTCCATCCGTCAGATCAGGAAGGAAGCAAACGACCAGCTCAAAAAGATGGAGAAGGAAAAGGCGATTACCGAGGACGAACACCGCCGGATCCAGGATGAGATCCAGAAGATGACCGACAAGACGATCCAGCAGGCTGATCAAATCTTAGAGAAGAAGGAAGCGGAAGTCATGCAGATATAA
- a CDS encoding di-trans,poly-cis-decaprenylcistransferase: MNREVSTIGEKSRAEDFDLLQQIDLSAVPKHVAIIMDGNGRWARARSVPRIEGHRAGVKAVDEVVTCAREIGIKVLTLYAFSMENWQRPKEEIRALMYLLKEYILRKISVMKANHIRFMTIGRIQELPKDVQPLLKRAEEETRENHGLILNLALSYGGRAEIVDAIRSILQDFSENRIRIDQVDEALVASRLYTAGLPDPDIMIRTSGEQRISNFLSWQSVYTELYFTPIWWPDFRRRAFLEAMIDFQRRERRFGLTGEQVKTIKGKEDAF; encoded by the coding sequence ATGAACAGAGAGGTTTCCACCATCGGGGAAAAGAGCCGCGCCGAAGACTTCGATCTTTTGCAGCAGATCGATCTTTCCGCCGTTCCGAAACACGTCGCCATCATCATGGACGGCAACGGCCGCTGGGCCCGTGCCCGCTCCGTCCCCAGGATAGAGGGGCATCGTGCAGGGGTGAAGGCCGTGGACGAGGTGGTCACCTGTGCGCGGGAGATCGGCATCAAGGTGCTCACCCTTTACGCCTTCTCCATGGAGAACTGGCAGCGGCCCAAGGAAGAGATCAGGGCCTTGATGTATCTTCTCAAGGAATACATCTTAAGGAAGATCTCCGTGATGAAGGCTAACCATATCCGGTTCATGACCATCGGCCGGATTCAGGAACTGCCCAAGGACGTCCAGCCGCTCCTGAAGCGGGCTGAGGAAGAGACCCGGGAGAACCATGGACTGATCTTGAACCTGGCCTTGAGCTACGGAGGGAGGGCGGAGATCGTTGATGCCATCCGGTCCATCCTGCAGGATTTTTCCGAAAACAGGATCCGAATCGACCAGGTGGACGAAGCCCTTGTCGCTTCCCGCCTATACACCGCCGGCCTGCCGGACCCGGATATCATGATCCGGACCAGCGGGGAACAGCGTATCAGTAATTTCTTATCCTGGCAGTCGGTTTACACCGAACTCTATTTTACCCCTATCTGGTGGCCGGACTTCAGACGCAGGGCATTCCTCGAGGCCATGATTGATTTCCAAAGAAGGGAGAGACGTTTCGGCCTGACCGGTGAGCAGGTAAAAACGATTAAGGGGAAGGAAGATGCCTTCTAA